The proteins below come from a single Mycobacterium parmense genomic window:
- a CDS encoding transglutaminase-like domain-containing protein encodes MRREVGAEIEVEITAPTTLEFQIAVAPHPRTEVFESLRFVLNGRPVQPLEVSGVHGNRIHKFDVEMGTLKVDYAATIVGQTDPAPVTEYDLSMYLRPSRYAEADKFYGFAATEFGTYDDSATLLENVSSWVGTRLNYVPGSSDPIDGAVDTLLSGKGVCRDYAHLVVALLRAVNVPARLVAVYAPGLYPMDFHAVAEAFVEGQWRVVDATLLAPRQTLVRIATGRDAADTAFLDNHKGQIELKQLTVTAVVDGDLPADSIDQLISIR; translated from the coding sequence ATGAGACGTGAAGTGGGCGCCGAGATCGAAGTCGAAATCACCGCCCCCACCACGCTGGAGTTTCAGATTGCCGTTGCACCGCATCCGCGAACCGAGGTCTTCGAATCGCTACGATTCGTCTTGAACGGAAGACCCGTCCAGCCGTTGGAGGTCAGCGGGGTGCATGGCAACCGCATCCACAAGTTCGATGTGGAAATGGGCACACTGAAGGTCGACTATGCGGCGACGATCGTGGGGCAGACCGACCCGGCGCCGGTGACCGAATACGACCTGTCCATGTATCTTCGACCCAGCCGCTACGCCGAGGCCGATAAGTTCTATGGTTTCGCTGCAACCGAATTCGGCACATACGACGATTCGGCGACGCTGTTGGAGAATGTAAGCTCGTGGGTGGGCACCAGGCTGAACTACGTGCCCGGCTCCAGCGATCCGATCGACGGGGCGGTGGACACCCTGCTCTCCGGCAAAGGTGTCTGCCGGGACTACGCGCACCTGGTGGTGGCCCTGCTGCGGGCGGTCAACGTCCCTGCCCGCCTGGTGGCCGTGTACGCGCCGGGCCTGTACCCCATGGACTTTCACGCGGTGGCCGAGGCTTTCGTCGAGGGGCAATGGCGGGTGGTCGACGCGACGTTGCTCGCGCCACGGCAAACCCTGGTGCGCATAGCCACCGGCCGCGACGCCGCCGACACGGCGTTCCTCGACAACCACAAGGGCCAGATCGAGCTCAAGCAGCTGACCGTGACCGCGGTCGTGGACGGCGACCTGCCGGCGGACTCGATCGACCAATTGATTTCCATCCGCTGA
- a CDS encoding cation:proton antiporter: MPTAVAAHLFLALAVILGACRLVGLVSQRLGQPQVVGEMVAGVLLGPSLLGRIAPALQHHVFPTGPTTIVLYTTAQIGLVLYMFLIGLNFDAGLLKHRVGTAAAVSAAGILVPLALGALVAVPLLTTGRYFDKSVTLVMAMMFLGASIATTAFPMLARIIYERGLSGTPLGTLALACGATDDAFSWCILATVLAIHRGSAAVAATAILGGIAYALLVLTVGRKALRVLGTVSERRKTVTPAVLSAVLILLMACAWLTDSIGIYAIFGAFVLGVAMPSGFFAQRLTASLEPIVTTFLLPLFFVYSGLNTRIGLVNSPALWAATLGLLAVSIAGKGIACTLAARLRRVPLRESMALGSLMNARGLIELILLNIGLEAGIITPTLFSILVIVAVVTTLMATPVFELVYGRHLKVPQSDRAQASPPDPRARSTRAAPDVATQPG, translated from the coding sequence GTGCCCACAGCTGTCGCTGCCCATCTGTTCCTTGCACTGGCGGTGATTCTCGGGGCGTGCCGCCTGGTGGGTCTGGTGTCACAACGCCTCGGGCAACCGCAGGTGGTCGGCGAGATGGTGGCCGGCGTTCTCCTGGGGCCATCACTGTTGGGCAGGATAGCGCCCGCCTTACAGCATCACGTGTTTCCCACGGGGCCGACGACGATCGTCCTGTACACCACGGCGCAGATCGGCCTGGTGCTGTACATGTTCCTCATCGGCCTCAACTTCGACGCCGGCCTCCTGAAGCATCGAGTCGGTACCGCGGCTGCGGTTTCGGCGGCCGGCATCCTCGTTCCGCTCGCCCTGGGCGCCCTGGTGGCCGTGCCCCTTTTGACAACCGGACGATATTTCGACAAGAGCGTCACACTCGTCATGGCGATGATGTTTCTCGGCGCGTCCATCGCGACGACCGCTTTCCCCATGCTCGCCCGAATCATCTACGAACGGGGGCTGTCGGGAACGCCTCTTGGCACGCTGGCGCTGGCATGCGGCGCCACCGACGATGCGTTCTCGTGGTGCATCCTGGCAACCGTGCTCGCCATCCACCGCGGCAGCGCCGCCGTGGCCGCGACGGCAATACTGGGCGGAATCGCATATGCGCTACTGGTCCTGACCGTGGGACGCAAAGCGCTGCGTGTTCTCGGTACGGTATCCGAACGCCGGAAAACGGTGACGCCAGCGGTGCTGAGCGCGGTCCTCATTCTGCTGATGGCATGCGCCTGGCTCACCGACAGCATCGGTATCTACGCGATCTTCGGCGCATTCGTCCTGGGCGTCGCCATGCCGTCCGGATTCTTCGCACAACGTCTCACCGCGAGCCTCGAACCGATCGTGACGACGTTTCTGCTGCCGCTGTTCTTCGTGTACTCCGGGCTCAACACCCGCATCGGCCTCGTCAACAGCCCCGCTCTGTGGGCGGCGACCCTGGGGCTTCTCGCGGTTTCGATCGCCGGGAAAGGGATCGCGTGCACGCTGGCCGCGCGGCTGAGAAGGGTGCCTCTGCGCGAATCCATGGCGCTGGGTTCACTGATGAACGCCCGCGGACTGATCGAACTGATTCTGCTCAACATCGGCCTCGAGGCCGGCATCATCACTCCAACCCTCTTCAGCATCCTCGTGATCGTTGCCGTCGTGACGACGCTCATGGCCACACCGGTGTTCGAGCTCGTATACGGACGACATCTGAAGGTGCCGCAGTCAGACCGGGCTCAGGCGAGCCCCCCTGACCCGCGGGCCCGTTCGACGCGCGCCGCGCCCGACGTGGCAACTCAACCGGGTTAG
- a CDS encoding wax ester/triacylglycerol synthase domain-containing protein, whose translation MGRSRFRGKRDGALMVTRLSGIDALSLHTQSSTVPAHTVSLVIIEASDQLSHERLRRLLAGSLPRLARFRSRLVTKPFGVGQPLWAEIEDYDPDPQIHCATVRAPGGRRELADLVATLSTGRPHRYNQLWEAWSINGLAGGRWALAVKMSPALNDGAAGMASMWPRLLTTAPHADASSNLPTEPSLGCAPSVGEVVTGVMAEIAENYVTGVWLIAETMSNVLRAMSVRLSGTAGRDSMTPAVSPTSGPVPHTVFNAPLTGRRAVAFSSIRLADVKAVSDAFGGSIPNVVLAACTLSLRAWLKQHDKVPSDPLLMRMPFELPATDPPAAGKSLTVGRLRIPVHLDDPVQVLANLHTATERLNAIRSGASEKGYPSVDLATVASLVPPSLARIGMQLYTRSGLRHRLEPICHGRVSYIAGEAAPAYCAGAKVVGMHTVAPLAAESGLNIALTSRGDALDVSVCACPDNVPAVDDLATGIARSLDILMAAAQESPRGQGRSVVSELMSHPANRARGRGYDRSKDRLK comes from the coding sequence TTGGGCCGCAGCAGGTTTCGTGGGAAAAGGGATGGTGCGCTGATGGTTACGCGGTTGTCGGGCATTGATGCGCTGTCGCTGCATACACAGAGCTCAACCGTTCCCGCCCACACGGTATCGCTGGTCATCATCGAAGCGTCTGATCAGCTCAGCCATGAGCGGCTACGCCGGCTCTTAGCCGGGTCGTTGCCGCGGCTGGCGCGGTTCCGCAGCCGACTGGTGACCAAGCCGTTCGGGGTGGGGCAACCCTTGTGGGCCGAGATTGAGGACTACGACCCCGATCCGCAAATTCACTGCGCAACGGTGCGCGCTCCAGGCGGCCGTCGCGAGTTGGCCGATCTCGTCGCGACCTTGAGCACCGGCCGACCGCATCGATACAACCAGCTGTGGGAAGCCTGGAGCATCAACGGTCTCGCGGGTGGCCGGTGGGCGCTGGCGGTGAAGATGTCACCTGCGCTGAACGACGGCGCGGCGGGGATGGCGTCCATGTGGCCGCGGCTGCTGACTACGGCGCCGCATGCCGACGCGAGCAGCAACCTGCCGACCGAGCCGAGCCTCGGCTGCGCTCCCTCCGTCGGCGAAGTCGTCACCGGTGTAATGGCCGAGATCGCCGAGAACTATGTCACCGGTGTGTGGCTGATTGCCGAGACCATGTCCAACGTGCTGCGGGCCATGAGCGTCCGGCTGTCCGGCACCGCCGGACGGGACTCCATGACGCCGGCAGTATCGCCGACGAGCGGGCCGGTGCCGCACACAGTTTTCAACGCGCCGCTGACCGGGCGGCGTGCAGTTGCCTTCTCCTCGATTCGGCTGGCAGACGTCAAGGCGGTCAGCGACGCGTTCGGGGGCAGCATTCCCAACGTGGTGCTGGCCGCTTGCACCCTTTCGCTGCGTGCTTGGTTGAAACAGCACGACAAGGTGCCCAGCGACCCGCTGCTCATGCGGATGCCGTTCGAGTTGCCGGCCACGGACCCCCCGGCCGCCGGTAAGTCGTTGACTGTCGGGCGACTTCGCATCCCGGTACACCTCGACGACCCGGTGCAAGTCCTCGCCAACCTCCATACCGCCACCGAAAGGCTGAATGCCATCCGTAGTGGTGCCAGCGAAAAAGGGTATCCCTCAGTTGATTTGGCGACAGTGGCTTCGCTGGTGCCGCCGAGCTTGGCGCGCATCGGCATGCAGCTCTACACCCGATCGGGCCTGCGACACCGGCTCGAGCCGATATGTCACGGCCGTGTCTCGTACATCGCCGGTGAGGCGGCGCCCGCATATTGCGCGGGGGCCAAGGTCGTCGGTATGCACACCGTGGCGCCACTAGCCGCGGAAAGCGGGTTGAACATCGCGCTGACCTCCCGCGGTGACGCTCTGGATGTGAGCGTGTGCGCGTGCCCCGACAACGTGCCTGCGGTCGACGATCTCGCGACCGGGATCGCGCGCTCCCTCGATATTTTGATGGCGGCCGCGCAGGAGTCTCCCCGGGGCCAGGGCCGCTCCGTCGTCAGTGAGCTGATGTCACACCCCGCGAATCGGGCACGAGGCAGAGGCTACGACAGGTCGAAGGACAGGTTGAAGTAA
- a CDS encoding cold-shock protein, translating to MTQGTVKWFNNDKGFGFIAPDGGAKDVFVHHSEIQGDGFHSLEENQRVEFEINQGPKGPQAVGVTAI from the coding sequence ATGACGCAGGGAACCGTCAAATGGTTCAACAACGACAAGGGTTTTGGTTTCATCGCCCCTGACGGCGGCGCAAAGGATGTGTTCGTCCATCATTCCGAAATCCAAGGGGACGGCTTTCACTCCCTCGAGGAGAATCAGCGAGTCGAGTTTGAAATCAATCAGGGTCCTAAAGGCCCACAAGCGGTGGGAGTGACCGCCATCTAG
- a CDS encoding hemerythrin domain-containing protein — MDALTFLRQDHKSVLGMLEVLDGAPSKKGSQVSGLETMVTNLVIAESQHEAIEEQFFWPAVRRALEDGDALADTAIAQEQEGKRLLQQLEDTRPGQPEYQRALQAFVAAAREHIAFEQETVWPKFQAAVGSEELETIGRRLETAKKVAPTRPHPNTPPSAMLLKTLGMVTAVVDHLRDALSGRAAKNPPDPQIH; from the coding sequence ATGGACGCATTGACATTTCTGCGCCAGGACCACAAGAGCGTGCTGGGCATGCTGGAGGTGCTCGACGGGGCACCCTCGAAGAAGGGAAGCCAGGTCAGCGGCCTGGAAACCATGGTGACGAACTTGGTCATCGCCGAGTCGCAACACGAGGCCATCGAGGAACAGTTCTTCTGGCCGGCCGTCCGCAGGGCCCTGGAAGACGGTGACGCGCTGGCGGACACCGCGATCGCGCAGGAGCAGGAAGGCAAGAGGCTGCTGCAGCAACTCGAAGACACCCGACCGGGGCAGCCGGAGTATCAACGGGCTCTGCAGGCTTTCGTCGCGGCGGCCCGTGAGCACATCGCCTTCGAACAGGAAACGGTGTGGCCGAAGTTTCAGGCAGCTGTGGGCAGCGAAGAGCTGGAAACCATCGGTCGCCGGCTTGAGACGGCCAAGAAGGTCGCTCCCACCCGGCCCCACCCGAACACCCCGCCCAGCGCCATGCTGCTGAAGACCCTGGGCATGGTCACGGCCGTTGTCGATCACCTGCGAGACGCTCTGAGCGGCCGGGCGGCCAAGAATCCGCCGGACCCGCAGATCCACTGA
- a CDS encoding DUF5994 family protein, whose protein sequence is MTLKKDNLDVGHRHAPPERTPRLRLKSKAPRSGYVDGAWWPHSDDLTAELPDLLSVLSVRLGPIGRVVYRMSEWDTPPTKLATDGRTVRLDGYRLQPANTVEVIGLDSTKIVLLVVPPHADPAQAHAVMMTSAGPGNDSTVEKLLITSVADG, encoded by the coding sequence ATGACGCTGAAAAAAGACAACCTCGACGTTGGGCACCGGCATGCTCCGCCCGAACGCACGCCGCGTCTGAGGCTGAAGTCCAAGGCCCCCCGCAGCGGTTACGTCGACGGTGCATGGTGGCCCCACAGTGACGACCTCACCGCAGAGCTGCCGGACCTGTTGTCGGTCCTCTCAGTCAGGCTCGGGCCGATCGGGCGCGTGGTTTACCGCATGTCCGAATGGGACACGCCGCCAACCAAATTGGCGACGGACGGGCGCACGGTACGACTCGACGGATATCGCCTCCAGCCGGCCAATACCGTCGAAGTGATTGGCCTTGATTCCACGAAGATCGTGTTGTTGGTTGTCCCCCCGCACGCCGACCCGGCCCAGGCACATGCCGTCATGATGACCTCGGCAGGCCCCGGCAACGACTCGACCGTCGAGAAGCTCCTCATCACCAGTGTCGCCGACGGCTGA
- a CDS encoding DUF6400 family protein yields the protein MAYFDFAYDMTLDEARRRSAVLEAMNEDWDPIAVLGEEQTAHDMLYSNLDAEQQRIYEELVRAGVLPARTADRVSD from the coding sequence ATGGCCTACTTTGATTTTGCCTACGACATGACCCTCGACGAGGCGCGTCGGCGCAGCGCGGTGCTCGAGGCGATGAACGAGGACTGGGATCCCATCGCGGTGCTCGGCGAAGAACAGACGGCCCACGACATGCTTTACTCGAACCTGGACGCAGAGCAGCAGCGGATCTACGAGGAGTTGGTCCGTGCCGGCGTCCTTCCCGCACGAACGGCCGATCGTGTTTCCGATTGA
- a CDS encoding manganese catalase family protein yields MFVHNKDLQFEVRVGQPDPRFASLLMEQFGGANGELTAAMQYFTQAFVLREKNPRLYDLFMDIATEELSHLEMVGSMITMLLDGLNDNLKVAHQQCDWMPAVASRDGREQAIHQVAVNPMFLVLSGGGPGVKDSAGNNWTGAFIDANGDPTVDLRNNLAAESRAKVVYEYLKQFTDDPGVQDTLTFLMTREVAHYQQFTAALNELPVNFPPGILAGDNRFQNVAFNMSNGGGESVRGPWNEGQGPWPEGVQWEYVEKPEQQWLGTDIRKNTGAQRNPAGTPAVEGDKPFTHEQRVPTT; encoded by the coding sequence ATGTTCGTTCACAACAAAGATCTTCAATTCGAAGTTCGCGTAGGTCAGCCCGATCCTCGCTTCGCGTCGCTACTGATGGAGCAGTTCGGCGGCGCCAACGGAGAGCTCACCGCCGCCATGCAGTACTTCACCCAGGCGTTCGTGCTGCGCGAAAAGAATCCCAGGCTCTACGACTTGTTCATGGACATCGCCACCGAGGAGTTGAGCCACCTCGAGATGGTCGGGTCCATGATCACCATGCTGTTGGACGGGCTCAACGACAACCTCAAAGTCGCTCACCAGCAGTGTGATTGGATGCCGGCGGTGGCCAGTCGCGATGGCCGGGAACAAGCCATTCACCAGGTCGCGGTCAACCCCATGTTCCTGGTGCTCAGTGGCGGCGGCCCGGGCGTCAAGGACTCCGCGGGCAACAATTGGACGGGGGCGTTCATCGACGCCAACGGCGATCCGACGGTGGACCTGCGCAACAACCTCGCGGCCGAATCGCGGGCCAAGGTCGTCTACGAGTACCTCAAGCAGTTCACCGATGACCCCGGTGTGCAGGACACGCTCACCTTCCTGATGACACGCGAAGTGGCGCACTACCAACAATTCACCGCCGCGCTCAACGAGCTGCCGGTCAATTTCCCGCCCGGGATTCTCGCTGGCGACAACCGTTTTCAGAACGTCGCGTTCAACATGTCCAACGGCGGCGGCGAATCGGTGCGCGGTCCGTGGAACGAGGGTCAGGGTCCGTGGCCCGAGGGAGTGCAGTGGGAGTACGTCGAGAAGCCCGAACAGCAATGGCTGGGCACCGACATACGCAAAAACACCGGCGCGCAACGTAACCCGGCGGGCACCCCGGCCGTCGAGGGTGACAAGCCTTTCACCCACGAGCAGCGCGTTCCCACCACCTGA
- a CDS encoding DUF5994 family protein, whose protein sequence is MKRAGAPSGATISRRNSPVDVIAGPIEQPHEWTTAALADPLACAIRTGPRRPASPVRLTLAHRLGSKIDGAWWPRTSMISRELAELVAIMDARLGPITEIDVNWSSLQRQHDLNWDWWQGIRPHLMTVGGRDARATLLIVPHRTATALAVMVLRQAAGLPVLEAHRDSRAFHIAESIVRVARGERMFEARATARVNSGAIAQSCQDRNEPGSA, encoded by the coding sequence ATGAAGCGAGCAGGTGCGCCGTCAGGTGCCACTATTTCTCGACGGAATTCGCCGGTAGACGTGATCGCAGGCCCTATCGAGCAACCGCACGAGTGGACGACTGCAGCGCTGGCGGATCCCTTGGCGTGCGCGATCAGGACAGGACCCAGGCGCCCCGCCAGCCCGGTGCGGCTCACTCTGGCACACCGGCTCGGGAGCAAGATCGATGGCGCGTGGTGGCCCCGCACCTCGATGATCTCGCGGGAGTTGGCTGAATTGGTGGCCATAATGGACGCCCGGCTGGGCCCGATCACCGAGATCGACGTCAACTGGTCATCGTTGCAACGCCAGCACGACCTCAATTGGGACTGGTGGCAGGGGATACGCCCACACCTCATGACCGTTGGCGGCCGGGATGCGCGGGCGACCTTGCTGATCGTTCCGCACCGGACTGCTACCGCGCTTGCGGTCATGGTGCTGCGCCAAGCCGCCGGCCTGCCCGTATTGGAGGCGCATCGTGATTCACGCGCCTTTCATATCGCCGAATCCATCGTCCGGGTGGCCCGCGGTGAGCGAATGTTCGAAGCGCGCGCCACGGCCCGGGTTAACTCCGGAGCGATAGCTCAAAGTTGTCAGGATCGAAACGAGCCCGGTTCCGCCTGA
- a CDS encoding GAF and ANTAR domain-containing protein produces MASVLEPVSPSGEQSDGQVPTTPRELDLLTDGAWSCLQQLARSLRVDEADRDATLKAIVVKATATIDPVEAAGVILLEKGKVIPQAVHGEAPAVLDRLQQRTGAGPCIDASRDQRSVEITDMRTDGRWPKFGQRAIELGVHSMLCLPLWIDDRTLGSLSLYAGLPAAFEDTARRFAELFATHAALAIGDAQRTGRLRRAMINRDLIGQAKGILMERHRITADEAHDLLVRASKHTNRKVVDLAGDLVTTGGVHIP; encoded by the coding sequence ATGGCCAGCGTGTTAGAGCCCGTGTCACCGTCCGGCGAGCAGTCCGACGGTCAGGTCCCGACAACGCCGCGCGAACTGGACCTTCTCACCGACGGTGCATGGAGCTGCCTGCAGCAACTCGCCCGGTCGCTGCGCGTCGACGAAGCCGACCGCGACGCCACACTGAAAGCCATCGTCGTGAAGGCCACCGCCACCATCGACCCGGTCGAGGCGGCCGGCGTCATCTTGCTGGAGAAGGGCAAGGTAATTCCGCAGGCGGTGCACGGCGAAGCTCCGGCGGTGTTGGATCGCCTGCAGCAGCGCACCGGCGCCGGGCCGTGCATCGACGCTTCGCGCGATCAGCGCAGCGTCGAAATCACCGACATGCGCACGGACGGCAGATGGCCGAAGTTCGGCCAGCGCGCGATCGAACTGGGCGTGCATTCGATGCTGTGCCTGCCGTTGTGGATCGACGATCGCACGCTGGGTTCATTGAGTCTGTACGCCGGCCTCCCGGCCGCCTTCGAGGACACCGCGCGCCGGTTCGCCGAGTTGTTCGCCACCCACGCCGCGTTGGCGATCGGTGACGCTCAGCGCACCGGGCGGCTGCGCCGAGCGATGATCAACCGCGATCTGATCGGCCAGGCCAAGGGCATCCTCATGGAACGACACCGCATCACGGCCGACGAAGCCCACGACCTGCTGGTCAGAGCGTCCAAGCACACCAACCGCAAGGTGGTCGACCTCGCCGGGGACCTCGTTACGACCGGCGGTGTGCACATCCCGTGA
- a CDS encoding NAD(P)/FAD-dependent oxidoreductase, whose protein sequence is MREGLLVDVQAQLSQLNPEARAALAQKIRTRLSGGDGSGATHDVAVVGGGAAALTLALGLRRTRPRTRILVIDPHPHPVPEITHTVGESTVEISAHYLRDRLGLGDHLHTSQIRKMGLRMFFSHDGNTDIAQRMELGSSSFIPQVTYQIDRGRLENELHRLCVSEGVEITSGRVRSVELGQLGRPHSLRIQRGNTTTHTTARWVVDASGRNRTLPRQLGLRLANEHRCNAAWLRVATEIDIGRWSDDPAWRSRLVEGDRAMSTNHLMGEGYWVWLIRLASGSTSVGIVADPAFHPFDGFNTLAKARSWLSEHEPQCAAVLDRHAHLIKDFRVMRNYSHTVTKVYDGQSRWCLTGDSGVFLDPLYSSGLDLIAIGNELITDMIVRELDGEDVVARAGINDSLFRSLAEMWLNVYCGQYPLMGSPAIMSAKVVWDIAFYWGFLGLLYSNGRFLTVADDPGVVPALEGLIELSNRMQLFFREWAAVERGCPAVQFVDLYSPLNFMVTLHTAMMGKAPDFTARFDANIRLLRRLAGQLIETVVTDKCDAFCEDDVMRQVQAWQRDSLLRDLRSTYRHGQHHDPLSANWIVETATALEFS, encoded by the coding sequence ATGCGGGAGGGGTTGCTGGTGGACGTGCAGGCGCAGCTGTCGCAACTGAACCCGGAGGCGCGCGCGGCTCTCGCCCAGAAGATCAGGACAAGGCTCTCCGGCGGTGACGGCAGCGGTGCGACCCACGACGTCGCCGTCGTAGGCGGGGGAGCCGCGGCGTTGACCCTGGCGCTGGGACTGCGCCGCACGCGACCCCGGACGCGAATCCTCGTCATCGACCCGCATCCGCACCCCGTCCCGGAGATCACCCATACCGTCGGTGAGTCGACGGTGGAGATCTCCGCCCACTACCTTCGGGACCGCCTCGGCCTCGGCGATCATTTGCACACGTCGCAGATCCGCAAGATGGGTTTGCGGATGTTTTTCTCTCACGACGGCAACACCGACATTGCCCAGCGGATGGAACTCGGCAGCTCCTCGTTCATACCCCAGGTCACCTACCAGATCGATCGCGGCAGGCTGGAGAACGAGCTGCACCGTCTTTGCGTTTCGGAAGGCGTCGAGATCACCTCTGGCCGAGTGCGATCCGTGGAACTCGGTCAACTGGGTCGACCCCACTCCCTTCGCATTCAACGCGGTAATACGACTACCCACACGACGGCTCGGTGGGTCGTCGATGCGTCCGGACGCAATCGAACGCTGCCCCGGCAGCTGGGACTCAGGCTCGCCAACGAGCACCGCTGCAACGCTGCGTGGTTGCGGGTTGCCACCGAGATCGACATCGGCCGGTGGAGCGATGATCCGGCCTGGCGGAGCCGCCTTGTCGAAGGCGACCGGGCGATGTCCACGAATCATCTTATGGGCGAGGGATACTGGGTCTGGCTCATCCGCCTCGCGTCCGGTTCGACCAGCGTCGGCATCGTTGCCGACCCGGCCTTCCACCCGTTCGACGGGTTCAATACTCTCGCCAAAGCCCGGTCGTGGTTGTCCGAGCACGAGCCGCAATGTGCTGCGGTCCTGGACCGGCACGCACACCTGATCAAAGACTTCAGGGTGATGCGCAATTACAGCCACACGGTTACCAAAGTGTATGACGGACAGTCACGTTGGTGTCTCACCGGTGATTCTGGCGTCTTCCTCGACCCTTTGTATTCCTCCGGACTGGACCTTATCGCGATCGGCAACGAGCTGATCACCGACATGATCGTCCGCGAACTCGACGGCGAAGACGTGGTCGCGCGCGCCGGGATAAACGACTCGCTGTTTCGTTCCCTCGCCGAGATGTGGCTGAACGTGTACTGCGGACAGTATCCGCTCATGGGCTCGCCTGCCATCATGTCGGCGAAGGTGGTCTGGGACATCGCCTTTTATTGGGGATTTCTCGGCCTTCTGTACAGCAACGGCCGATTCCTCACCGTCGCCGACGATCCGGGCGTCGTTCCTGCACTCGAGGGCCTCATCGAACTCAGTAACCGCATGCAGCTTTTCTTCCGGGAATGGGCGGCCGTAGAACGCGGTTGCCCCGCGGTGCAATTCGTTGACCTCTACTCACCGCTGAATTTCATGGTGACGCTGCACACCGCGATGATGGGCAAAGCCCCTGACTTCACGGCACGGTTCGATGCGAATATTCGACTGCTGCGCCGGCTGGCGGGTCAACTGATCGAGACCGTTGTCACCGACAAATGCGATGCGTTCTGCGAGGACGACGTCATGCGACAGGTGCAGGCCTGGCAGCGAGACTCCTTGTTGAGGGACCTCAGATCCACCTACCGCCACGGGCAGCATCACGACCCGCTCAGCGCGAACTGGATCGTCGAAACCGCAACGGCCCTCGAATTCAGCTGA